In Paenacidovorax monticola, the genomic window CCTATGCAAATCCGGTCATCGGCAAGGTGCCAGTTCGTGATGTGGACGTGGCCTCGGTGCTCCGGGTGCTTGAGCCTATGTGGCACGCCAAAACGGAAACAGCCAGCCGCCTGCGCGGGCGTATTGAATCAGTGATCGACTGGTCCATTGCGCTTGGCTATCGTGCTGACAGCAACCCAGCACGCTGGAAAGGCCTCTTGGACAAAATCCTAGTGGCGCCGTCCAAGGTTGTGCGGCGGAAACCGCAGCCCGCGATGCCTTACGTGGATATGCCTGGTTTCATGGGTCAACTGGCGCAGCAGCGAGGGACTGCTGCTCGGGCCCTGGAATTTTTGATCCTTACTGCTGTGCGCTCAGGGGAGGTCCGTGGCGCAACCTGGGGCGAGTTCGATTTCGGACAGGCCCTGTGGATCATCCCCGCGCATCGCATGAAAACCAACAAAGAGCATCGCGTGCCACTTTCTAAGGCTGCGCTGGCTGTTGTCGAGCGACAGAGATTGGCGGGCTTCTGCGAGTACGTTTTTCCGAGCCCGAACCACCCGCGTAATGCTGAAACAGAGGGAGCTCCGTTGTCGGATGCAGCGCTTGGCGGGGTGCTCAAGCGCATAAACCCTGCGCGAAATGCAGTACCGCATGGGTTTCGATCCACGTTCCGCGATTGGTGTGCTGAGCAGACGATGCACTCCGGCGAAGTGGCAGAAATGGCCCTTGCGCACGTTGTGCGCAGCAAGGTTGAAGCAGCCTACCGCCGAGGCGATTTGATCAACAAGCGTAGGGCACTCATGCAGGATTGGGCGGAGTTCATTTTAGCAGCTACCACCAAAGAGTATTGATGCTAATTCGTGAAAATGGCGACCTCTATGAAAATGAAGCTTTCCGCCTCCAGAAATAATCTTTAAGAAGCATCCCTAGCAAAGGGCTCATTAAGCTTTCAAGAGCAATATCATTTATAAAAATCGTTATCTACCTGCACCAAAAATTCTTTCGACGACGTAGCCGCCATATGCAGCTCCTAGATGCTCGGATAGCTCGCATGAGCTAAACATCAAATATAGCGAATGTCGTTTATTTTGAATTTGTATTTTTTAGTTACCTGCGCTTACGCAGTCGAGCAATTTTTGCCTTAGCCAATATTGCAACAAATGCGATAGCATTTTCAATAGATTCAGATTCATCTATGCACTGATTTATAAGTTTCCCGACAACCATGGCATCAAAGTCGGCTCGTATTGCTTCGTCTGTGGCTGTATCAATTGACCAATTTTTGGTATTTTGAGTAGCAACTAGTGAAGGCGAATGCTCTTGTCTTTCTGCATCACCCGAAAAACTGAACGATCTCTGAGGCAATTTTTGATTACTCTGCGGATTATTCAACGCCAATTTAATCGAAACGCTCGGTATTTGATCGACAGGCATCTTCGTTAAATTAGATTTTCTCTTGGCCAAGATAGTTTGGCCAAATGGAAGGCGACACCATTGCCAAGAAGAATCGCCCGCAGAATACTCCTTATCAATTGGCTCCAAATATCCTAAACCTCCGAGAGCCATTTTATCAGCCACTAAACCTACAGCCGCAAGTTGATTGGATGGGGGTGTCCATCGAGCCAAGTCTGGGTACATAAATGATTCACGAGTATGCCCCTGCGATATGTCAAAAAGCCTACCGGCCTCCTGAGCAATATAATTTCGATCCTGTATATCCCAGCTAGGTTCTTCTTTCGCCAAAACACCTAGTAACGCTCCCGTCATAGTGGCGATAGTATCTGTATCACTATTTAATTCGTTTGCCGCCTGGACAAGAGCCTCATCGGGCGCTGAATGGCGATGCATATATGCAAGTGCTGATGCTAGCATAGCTGTTTTCAAGCCTGCACCTCTAAACTCAGGTGTTGAGCAGCCCAATGAATCGATTGCATTTCTGTAATCGTTCGGATTCATAAATTTGGCTGCATTCTGCAGCTTGTGCAAATCAATCATTGCCGCATTGCGTGCATTCTCAACAGCATCATTTAGTGTAATTCCAGCTTGATTTTCCCACGCCGATCGCCAGAATGCGGAAATTTGTGGATCTCTATCAAGGATTTCTGGAATATCTAAAAATGTGTCGATGAAGTTACCCCATTCATCCGGCGATGGTATTGAGGAAGAAGCAATTGTCGAGTGTAGCGCAAGGGCGTGAAAAACCGCGCCGCAAAATCCTTGCGGGTGGCCATGCGTAACAAGGGCATCTCTAAGAACAGATAAAATCAAATCCGGAATAGATCCTTTTGACGACCAGACATGCGGTTGTATACGCATTGCTGCGCCATTACCTCCTCCGTGCATATAGGTTTGCATACCGGATTCGAAGAAGTTTGAAAACCAAGAGGTACTTCGTCTTGATAAACTTAATGCAGCGGCCTTGGTACCTAGGCCGCCTCCGAGCGCATATGTTGGCCAAATTGTTAGCTCGACCTTAGCGAATGCTTCGACATCAAAAATACCGTCTCCACGAATACTACGAGATACGGCAAGTCGAAGTTGCGTGTCATCAGAGTAAGTTCCGGCTGGCAGTTCGACTTTTGGCCCGCCCCTTCCTCCTATCATTCGCGTCCACGTAACTGGCCGCTTCACAAAGCTGGTTCCGCTTCGGCGCTTGACATTACTTGCGCCATGCGACAGCTCTGTGATCCAGCCAAGGGCGTCACCTGCTGCTGCCCACAATGCAGATCGGATGATAGTTTTTCCGCGATCTTGTGCAGTTTGTTCGAGCAATGTCGTATTCAATTTTTGCACCCAATAAATTTGGTCGGATCGATTGTGACCTCAACGTGGGACAGACCGAATTCTCTCAGCCATCCACAAGCTTGATCGTGATGGTCACCCTCTTTTACATATATGCGTCGCAGAAAATCTGTTGAAAGAGCGCCTGGATAAAGAATTTCAGCTTGCTCACAGGTAGGAAGATTTTGTGCGCGCATTCCACGCCGGGCAAACCAATCTTGCTTTCGTTGGATTATAGGAGAAAACAAAGCCCTTAACCCCTCCACCCCTGGCTGCCGTGAGCAGTAGGGCGTATACGCGTTGTTTGTGGTAGTGAATATAATTGAATCATGGGACATTACATTTGAGTCAAATGACAAAATCCCCCACCATATATCAGAATTCTCGTGCCACCTTTGCGAAACGTCGTAGTACCGCCTATTTATTTCAGAAATTGAGAGGTTAACGTAATCAAGCCAGTTTTGGCTTTTATCAAAAAATTCAGCACCCTCGGGGCGAACAGATGCATTCACATGAAGCACATGTTCTAAATACTCGTCTTGAGGGAGTCTGTGACGAGATAGAAGTGCCTTTTTTGCCAAAGTACCAACAATTCCTTTGTTGGTAGTAAAGTGCAAAATTTCAACAATCCCGCGCTTCTGAATTTCTTCCAAAATGGTCATACATTAATGGCAGTAAAAGTGCCCACAGGAAAGAATTGCATCAAATTCGATTCCTCTCCCGGTTTGTAACCGATCACTACATGCTTCCTTGCCCGAGCCACTGCTACCGCCAACAATCGCCGGAGAACTAGTAGTTGATCGTCATGCTCTTCGTCTCCATGAGGCGTACTCTCATGACTTAATCCCAGTATGAAAACATAATCAAATTCCAATCCTTTCGCTGAATGGAATGTAGAAAGGGCAACGTTTTCCGTACCTTCAGGCCACTCGGATTCGCGTGTTATCTCAACAAAAGGAATTCGGCTATCATTAAGATGCTGCTTCATGTACGCAAACCATTTACCGCCCAGTGGCTTGAGAAAGGCCACCGACTCCTGGGTTAAGTCAATATTTTGCTTTATGAAATTAACTGCCCAATTTATCTGATCCCGATAATATCCTGCCAAAACCACAGGAAGAGCACCGGCAGTTTTAGTAGTCTTCAGATTTGGCAAAGCTCCTTCGCCTTCCACATTAATTCCGTTCAAAATCCCTGCCGCCAGGGCAGCAATTTGTGCGGTATTTCTATGGTTAACTTCAAGTCGATGAGATCTTTCTGGCCTTACATCAAATCCAGCTTCTATCCAGGTGAAGCCGCGAGCATATATCCTCTGAACTGTGTCGATTACAAACGTAACGGTGTGCTCTGGAGCTAAATGCTTCTTAATTGCGCGAAGTTGGTTTGCCGAAAAGTCCTGGCTCTCATCAACGATGACCACTTCGTACCCTATTGGATCAATTTCTTGAGCCATTGAAACTGCGAGTAAATTCCAGTCGAGTTGCTCAGAGTCAGTGAGTGCTTTCTGATAGGGCTTAATAACTTCGTCAAGAAGTTTCTTGCGCAGATTTTTATCCACCCTGGGTTGATTGCCTCTGCCAGTACGTTCTGAATTTAGGTATTCCTCCAAATTGCCAGGGGTGAAGCGCCCCATAGCATAGTCAACTTCGCTGATTGCATATTTTTCGGTCAAATTGCCTATGCTAGCTACAAGGGGGCGGAGCCTATCCGTTGCATCTTCTACTACTCTTGGCCTACCGAGTTTTTCAATCGCCCATTTTGCAAAGGTCGAAATTTCAACCTCCACATTGAGACCTCGGTCGATCTGGCTTTGAGCTAACGCACTGACGTACCCGGATAGCGTGCGATTGAAGGTTAGAACCAGAATCTTGACTGGCGACTTATTGCCAACACGCTCATGTCTTGCGAGGTACATGTAGCAAAGTGATCGAAGGCGAAGCAAAGCGGTAGAGGTCTTCCCACTCCCCGCTGCGCCACAAATAACCTCGACGCCCAATCGATTCTGACTA contains:
- a CDS encoding ADP-ribosylglycohydrolase family protein, with product MQKLNTTLLEQTAQDRGKTIIRSALWAAAGDALGWITELSHGASNVKRRSGTSFVKRPVTWTRMIGGRGGPKVELPAGTYSDDTQLRLAVSRSIRGDGIFDVEAFAKVELTIWPTYALGGGLGTKAAALSLSRRSTSWFSNFFESGMQTYMHGGGNGAAMRIQPHVWSSKGSIPDLILSVLRDALVTHGHPQGFCGAVFHALALHSTIASSSIPSPDEWGNFIDTFLDIPEILDRDPQISAFWRSAWENQAGITLNDAVENARNAAMIDLHKLQNAAKFMNPNDYRNAIDSLGCSTPEFRGAGLKTAMLASALAYMHRHSAPDEALVQAANELNSDTDTIATMTGALLGVLAKEEPSWDIQDRNYIAQEAGRLFDISQGHTRESFMYPDLARWTPPSNQLAAVGLVADKMALGGLGYLEPIDKEYSAGDSSWQWCRLPFGQTILAKRKSNLTKMPVDQIPSVSIKLALNNPQSNQKLPQRSFSFSGDAERQEHSPSLVATQNTKNWSIDTATDEAIRADFDAMVVGKLINQCIDESESIENAIAFVAILAKAKIARLRKRR
- a CDS encoding 3'-5' exonuclease; amino-acid sequence: MKKLAVIHATGEQLPIISQNRLGVEVICGAAGSGKTSTALLRLRSLCYMYLARHERVGNKSPVKILVLTFNRTLSGYVSALAQSQIDRGLNVEVEISTFAKWAIEKLGRPRVVEDATDRLRPLVASIGNLTEKYAISEVDYAMGRFTPGNLEEYLNSERTGRGNQPRVDKNLRKKLLDEVIKPYQKALTDSEQLDWNLLAVSMAQEIDPIGYEVVIVDESQDFSANQLRAIKKHLAPEHTVTFVIDTVQRIYARGFTWIEAGFDVRPERSHRLEVNHRNTAQIAALAAGILNGINVEGEGALPNLKTTKTAGALPVVLAGYYRDQINWAVNFIKQNIDLTQESVAFLKPLGGKWFAYMKQHLNDSRIPFVEITRESEWPEGTENVALSTFHSAKGLEFDYVFILGLSHESTPHGDEEHDDQLLVLRRLLAVAVARARKHVVIGYKPGEESNLMQFFPVGTFTAINV
- a CDS encoding tyrosine-type recombinase/integrase; the protein is MIAKELGALAVAGIRRPGVTFVGGVRGLAISVTTSGSRSWILRYQLAGRRRELGLGSYPSVTLANAREAARAARGKLAQGIDPIEEARLARDRLAAEKAAAITFAEAATRYIASHERGWKNAKHVQQWISTIETYANPVIGKVPVRDVDVASVLRVLEPMWHAKTETASRLRGRIESVIDWSIALGYRADSNPARWKGLLDKILVAPSKVVRRKPQPAMPYVDMPGFMGQLAQQRGTAARALEFLILTAVRSGEVRGATWGEFDFGQALWIIPAHRMKTNKEHRVPLSKAALAVVERQRLAGFCEYVFPSPNHPRNAETEGAPLSDAALGGVLKRINPARNAVPHGFRSTFRDWCAEQTMHSGEVAEMALAHVVRSKVEAAYRRGDLINKRRALMQDWAEFILAATTKEY
- a CDS encoding DarT ssDNA thymidine ADP-ribosyltransferase family protein, which encodes MTILEEIQKRGIVEILHFTTNKGIVGTLAKKALLSRHRLPQDEYLEHVLHVNASVRPEGAEFFDKSQNWLDYVNLSISEINRRYYDVSQRWHENSDIWWGILSFDSNVMSHDSIIFTTTNNAYTPYCSRQPGVEGLRALFSPIIQRKQDWFARRGMRAQNLPTCEQAEILYPGALSTDFLRRIYVKEGDHHDQACGWLREFGLSHVEVTIDPTKFIGCKN